A window of Armatimonadota bacterium contains these coding sequences:
- a CDS encoding DUF72 domain-containing protein, translated as MPAASQHTLFEPGPAARPLRIAGTEVYAGTCSWADPHFVKEGEFYPQGVRSRPDARLKYYATVFPTVEIDATYYALLPPEYARRYAQWTPDGFVFHVKAFGLFTGHGADPRRLPRHIAEFLPAELYGRRRIADEDLPEEVETMCWEYFLEFLRGLRDADRLGYVLFQFPPWQKYYEKWPRRASYLRRMLEGYRMAVEFRHRSWLDPAHRDAVLRSLREHGVIYVVPDEPQLDWTVPPDVEITSDWSVVRFHGRNAQAWAKRGAETKEVYDYLYSEKELRAWAERTREIAGRVDRVFMMFNNHVRGNSARNAQMILQLLAGP; from the coding sequence TTGCCCGCCGCTAGCCAGCACACGCTGTTCGAACCCGGACCTGCGGCCCGGCCGTTGCGGATCGCCGGCACCGAGGTCTACGCCGGTACGTGTTCGTGGGCCGACCCGCACTTCGTCAAGGAAGGCGAGTTCTATCCGCAGGGCGTGCGCAGCAGACCGGACGCGCGGCTGAAGTACTATGCGACGGTCTTCCCCACCGTGGAGATCGACGCGACCTACTACGCGTTGCTGCCGCCCGAGTACGCCCGACGCTACGCGCAGTGGACCCCCGACGGGTTCGTGTTCCACGTCAAGGCCTTCGGGCTGTTCACCGGCCACGGCGCGGACCCGCGGCGGCTCCCGCGGCACATCGCCGAATTCCTGCCCGCCGAGCTGTATGGTCGACGCCGCATCGCCGACGAAGACCTGCCCGAGGAAGTGGAGACGATGTGCTGGGAGTACTTCCTGGAGTTCTTGCGCGGGCTGCGGGACGCGGACCGACTCGGATACGTGCTGTTCCAGTTCCCCCCGTGGCAGAAGTACTACGAGAAGTGGCCCCGGCGCGCGAGCTACCTGCGGCGCATGCTCGAAGGGTACCGCATGGCCGTGGAGTTCCGGCACCGCTCGTGGCTGGACCCGGCCCACCGCGATGCGGTGTTGCGGTCGCTGCGCGAACACGGCGTGATCTACGTCGTGCCCGACGAACCGCAGCTGGACTGGACGGTTCCCCCCGACGTCGAGATCACCTCGGACTGGTCGGTCGTACGGTTCCATGGGCGGAACGCCCAGGCGTGGGCGAAGCGCGGGGCGGAGACGAAGGAGGTCTACGACTACCTATACTCCGAAAAGGAACTGCGCGCGTGGGCCGAGCGGACCCGGGAGATCGCCGGACGGGTGGACCGGGTGTTCATGATGTTCAACAACCATGTGCGCGGAAATTCTGCACGCAACGCCCAGATGATCCTGCAACTCCTTGCGGGGCCCTGA
- the lexA gene encoding transcriptional repressor LexA, giving the protein MTRLSRRQRQVLDFLRSSIERSGIVPSVREVASALGLRSAATAQQHIDGLIRKGYLRRLPDRMRALEILHPHFAVAGTAVVRLPVLGRVTAGRGAVADDAVEEFLPVPRHLGWQEGCFILRVRGDSMIGAGIFDGDMVIVRRQDSVPAGRVVVALIGEEATVKRLHLEDGTPVLVAENPAYPPIREEFSILGQVVGLIRRYDGFRHRGPVS; this is encoded by the coding sequence ATGACCCGGCTCAGCAGACGGCAAAGGCAGGTCCTCGACTTCCTGAGGAGTTCGATCGAACGGAGCGGCATCGTCCCAAGCGTACGAGAGGTGGCCTCCGCGCTGGGCCTGCGGTCGGCGGCCACCGCCCAGCAGCACATCGACGGTCTAATCCGCAAGGGCTACCTCCGACGCCTGCCAGACCGCATGCGGGCGCTGGAGATCCTGCACCCCCACTTCGCGGTCGCAGGGACGGCCGTAGTCCGACTGCCTGTCCTGGGGCGGGTGACAGCCGGCCGGGGCGCGGTGGCGGACGACGCCGTCGAAGAATTCCTGCCCGTCCCGCGGCACCTGGGCTGGCAGGAAGGGTGCTTCATCCTGCGGGTGCGGGGCGACAGCATGATCGGGGCCGGCATCTTCGACGGCGACATGGTCATCGTCAGGCGGCAGGACAGCGTGCCCGCCGGTCGGGTCGTCGTCGCCCTGATCGGGGAAGAAGCGACCGTCAAGCGCCTGCACCTAGAGGACGGCACGCCGGTCCTGGTGGCGGAGAATCCCGCCTACCCGCCGATCCGCGAGGAGTTCTCGATCCTCGGCCAGGTCGTCGGTCTCATCCGCCGATACGACGGATTCAGGCATCGAGGGCCGGTGTCGTGA
- a CDS encoding reverse transcriptase-like protein has protein sequence MLAGVQVTEMARRSTVHILIGAIPIPGGTAYGVVFRDGAGRTLHQLARRTAHTDPRGAVLAAMLRALWVARRFGRTVRVAADQPEVVDWLNRRAEPDDGFLATFVQIRALAHSYRRVEIAQATEEEHRAVRAVAERRASPAQVGAQEADSLLPLWSGAG, from the coding sequence GTGCTGGCGGGCGTTCAGGTAACGGAGATGGCTCGGCGATCCACAGTCCACATCCTAATCGGCGCCATCCCGATTCCGGGTGGCACTGCCTACGGGGTCGTCTTCCGCGACGGTGCGGGTAGGACGCTGCACCAGCTGGCCCGCCGAACCGCCCATACCGACCCCCGCGGGGCGGTGCTCGCGGCGATGTTGCGCGCGCTGTGGGTCGCACGCCGGTTCGGCCGCACCGTGCGCGTCGCCGCGGATCAGCCTGAGGTGGTGGACTGGCTCAACCGGAGGGCCGAACCGGACGATGGGTTCCTCGCAACCTTCGTGCAGATCCGCGCGCTCGCCCACTCGTATCGCAGGGTCGAGATCGCACAGGCGACCGAGGAGGAGCACCGGGCCGTCCGGGCGGTCGCCGAACGCCGGGCGTCTCCCGCGCAGGTCGGTGCACAAGAGGCGGACAGCCTCCTGCCTTTGTGGAGCGGTGCCGGCTGA
- a CDS encoding MoxR family ATPase, with protein sequence MQPVVEMARRVRDGVERVVVGKREVVELAIAAALADGHILIEDVPGLAKTLLAKSLARSLGCSFRRIQCTPDLLPSDITGLYYFNQRSQAFEFRPGPVFAQVVLADEVNRATPRTQSALLEAMEERQVTIEGETHPLPRPFLVIATQNPIELQGTFPLPEAQLDRFLVRLSIGYPSADEERAILGRFRADNPYEDLQPVTSPEEVQAAQRAVRQTRVSAAVEGYVAEIVRATRGHEAVVLGASPRGSLALMRVAQALAAMAGRAFVTPDDVKRAAPAVLPHRLILNAQARLREQGADEVVADVLATVPVPVETGAGAHRGQAGEGG encoded by the coding sequence ATGCAACCGGTCGTCGAGATGGCGCGCAGGGTTCGGGACGGCGTCGAGCGGGTCGTCGTCGGGAAGCGCGAGGTCGTCGAGTTGGCGATCGCCGCTGCGCTCGCCGACGGCCACATCCTGATCGAGGACGTCCCAGGGCTGGCCAAGACGCTGCTCGCGAAGTCGCTCGCCCGCTCGCTGGGGTGTTCCTTTCGCCGCATCCAGTGCACCCCCGATCTCCTGCCGTCCGACATCACCGGTCTGTACTACTTCAACCAGCGGTCCCAGGCGTTTGAGTTCCGGCCCGGCCCGGTCTTCGCGCAGGTGGTCCTCGCCGACGAGGTCAACCGCGCCACGCCGCGCACGCAGTCGGCGCTGCTGGAAGCGATGGAGGAGCGGCAGGTAACCATCGAGGGCGAGACGCACCCGCTGCCCAGGCCCTTCCTCGTCATCGCCACGCAAAACCCGATCGAACTGCAGGGAACGTTTCCGCTCCCCGAAGCGCAGCTGGACCGCTTCCTCGTCCGCCTCTCGATCGGGTACCCGTCGGCCGACGAGGAGCGGGCGATCCTGGGGCGCTTCCGCGCCGACAACCCCTACGAGGATCTGCAGCCGGTGACGTCGCCCGAAGAGGTCCAGGCCGCACAACGGGCCGTGCGCCAGACCCGGGTGTCGGCGGCCGTGGAAGGCTACGTGGCGGAGATCGTGCGCGCCACGCGCGGGCACGAGGCGGTCGTATTGGGGGCGAGTCCGCGCGGGTCGCTGGCGTTGATGCGCGTCGCCCAAGCGCTGGCGGCGATGGCCGGGAGGGCCTTCGTGACGCCCGACGACGTCAAGCGTGCGGCGCCGGCGGTGCTGCCCCACCGGTTGATCCTCAACGCGCAGGCGCGCCTGCGCGAACAAGGAGCCGACGAAGTGGTCGCCGACGTGCTGGCCACCGTTCCGGTGCCGGTGGAGACGGGCGCCGGGGCGCACAGAGGGCAAGCAGGCGAGGGCGGATGA
- a CDS encoding trypsin-like serine protease — translation MRGLGAVACVLVVFLAAGCGAGTVSRVTSQITYGTPDDDGHPFVGALVAEWRQAGKKDILCSGTLISQNVFLTAAHCTAFLESRGITQVWVTFVSRYDETTPESALQSGTMHTNPNYTFRQDDPGDIAVVVLDAPVGGIAPAALPAAGLLDLLNDKNGLRGKKFTAVGYGVQEPQLGGGPPTFPFSGERRRSVSEFRSLQPAWLTLSQNAHTGDGGTCYGDSGGPNFLGAGADETNIVAAITVTGDAMCLATNKTHRVDTPAARAFLANFVTLP, via the coding sequence ATGCGCGGGTTGGGCGCGGTGGCATGCGTGCTCGTGGTCTTCCTCGCGGCGGGATGTGGTGCGGGGACCGTATCGCGGGTGACCAGCCAGATCACCTACGGCACTCCCGACGACGACGGGCATCCCTTCGTCGGCGCGCTGGTCGCAGAGTGGCGTCAGGCCGGCAAGAAGGACATCCTGTGCTCGGGCACTCTGATCTCCCAGAATGTCTTTCTGACCGCGGCGCACTGCACCGCGTTCCTGGAATCCCGGGGCATCACCCAGGTCTGGGTGACGTTCGTTTCGCGATACGACGAGACGACGCCCGAGTCGGCGCTGCAATCGGGGACGATGCACACGAACCCGAACTACACATTCCGCCAGGACGACCCCGGCGACATCGCGGTCGTGGTGCTCGACGCGCCCGTCGGGGGAATTGCGCCCGCCGCGCTCCCCGCGGCGGGATTGCTCGATCTGTTGAACGACAAGAACGGGCTGCGCGGCAAGAAGTTCACCGCCGTCGGCTACGGCGTACAGGAACCCCAACTGGGAGGTGGCCCGCCGACGTTCCCGTTCTCTGGTGAGCGCAGGCGGTCGGTGTCGGAGTTCCGTTCGCTGCAGCCGGCATGGCTGACGCTGTCGCAGAACGCGCACACCGGTGATGGCGGGACCTGCTACGGGGACTCGGGAGGCCCGAACTTTTTGGGGGCCGGCGCGGACGAGACCAATATCGTTGCCGCGATCACGGTGACCGGCGACGCGATGTGCCTGGCGACGAACAAGACCCATCGCGTCGACACGCCGGCTGCGCGGGCGTTTCTGGCGAACTTCGTCACGCTGCCCTGA
- a CDS encoding SLC13 family permease, whose amino-acid sequence MRPSMVVLSEGAAEFVVFVVLVAALVGFLVGHWRYDLVALLALLTLTLVGIVPAGQAFGGFGHPAVVTVAAVLILSRGLMHSGAVGAIAGGILRIGNRPLVHLAGVTVLVAFLSAFMNNVGALALLMPVAVRLARQAGAPPSMFLMPLAFGSLLGGMTTLIGTPPNIIIATFRADVAGRPFGMFDFTPVGAGVALAGIAFVVLVGWRLIPQRKGQVAANEFHVRDYVAELRVPEGSNMTGHSVGDLESIDELEVDVLEIVRGGRRIPTPRRTEPLQSGDVLVVRADSNDLEGLLHRAQLELAESKPVGEAGQPSSDPMELMEAVVMPRSKLEGATARSLNLRWRYGVNLLAVARQGAEVRQRLKSLRLRAGDVMLLQGTADGLAGVVADLGCLPLAQRGVRFGPRRMLLSVAVFGGAIAAAATGLLPVQVAVVAGAAAFVLLGIVKLQEAYDSIDWSVIVLLATMIPVGQALEATGGAERIAGWILGAAEQMPGPVTLVIVLVGTMFLSDLVNNAAAAVLMAPIAIRTAQGIGASADPFLMAVAVGASCAFLTPIGHQSNTLVMGPGGYRFGDYWRMGLPLEGIIVAVGIPLVLWVWPL is encoded by the coding sequence ATGCGACCCTCGATGGTGGTCCTGTCGGAAGGGGCGGCCGAGTTCGTGGTGTTCGTCGTGCTCGTCGCCGCCCTGGTCGGGTTCCTCGTCGGGCACTGGCGCTACGACCTCGTTGCGCTGCTCGCCCTGCTGACGCTGACGCTCGTCGGGATCGTGCCGGCGGGTCAGGCGTTCGGCGGATTCGGGCATCCGGCGGTCGTCACCGTCGCCGCGGTGCTCATCCTCAGCCGGGGACTGATGCACTCCGGCGCCGTCGGCGCGATCGCCGGCGGCATCCTTCGGATCGGCAATCGTCCGCTGGTGCACCTGGCAGGGGTCACCGTCCTGGTCGCCTTCCTGTCGGCGTTCATGAACAACGTCGGCGCGCTCGCCCTGCTGATGCCCGTGGCCGTCCGCCTCGCACGGCAGGCCGGCGCACCGCCGTCGATGTTCCTCATGCCGCTCGCCTTCGGATCGTTGCTCGGGGGGATGACCACGCTGATCGGCACGCCGCCCAACATCATCATCGCGACCTTCCGTGCCGACGTCGCAGGGCGTCCGTTCGGGATGTTCGACTTCACGCCGGTGGGTGCTGGGGTGGCGCTGGCGGGCATCGCGTTCGTGGTCCTGGTGGGCTGGCGCCTGATCCCGCAGCGCAAGGGCCAGGTCGCAGCCAACGAGTTCCACGTACGGGACTACGTCGCCGAACTGCGCGTGCCCGAAGGATCCAACATGACCGGGCATAGCGTCGGCGACCTCGAATCCATCGACGAGCTCGAGGTGGACGTGCTCGAGATCGTGCGCGGGGGCAGGCGAATCCCCACCCCGCGTCGGACGGAGCCGCTCCAAAGCGGTGACGTGCTGGTGGTCAGAGCGGACTCGAACGATCTGGAGGGATTGCTGCACAGAGCCCAGCTGGAGCTGGCGGAGAGCAAGCCCGTCGGGGAGGCGGGCCAACCGTCCTCGGACCCGATGGAACTGATGGAAGCGGTGGTGATGCCGCGGTCGAAGTTGGAGGGCGCCACCGCCCGCAGTCTGAATCTGAGGTGGCGCTACGGGGTGAACCTGCTGGCTGTGGCACGGCAGGGCGCGGAGGTTCGGCAGCGCCTGAAGAGTCTGCGGCTGCGGGCCGGTGACGTCATGCTCCTCCAGGGAACCGCCGACGGCCTGGCCGGGGTCGTCGCAGATCTGGGCTGCCTGCCCCTCGCCCAGCGCGGCGTGCGCTTCGGGCCCCGGCGGATGCTGCTCTCGGTGGCGGTGTTCGGCGGTGCGATCGCGGCGGCCGCAACCGGGCTGCTGCCGGTTCAGGTAGCTGTGGTGGCCGGCGCAGCCGCGTTCGTGCTGTTGGGGATCGTGAAGCTGCAGGAAGCCTACGACAGCATCGACTGGTCGGTGATCGTCCTGCTGGCGACGATGATCCCGGTCGGTCAGGCACTGGAGGCCACCGGTGGCGCGGAACGCATCGCCGGATGGATCCTCGGCGCCGCCGAGCAGATGCCGGGGCCTGTGACGCTGGTGATCGTTCTGGTCGGCACGATGTTCCTCTCGGATCTGGTGAACAACGCCGCCGCCGCCGTGCTGATGGCGCCGATCGCCATCCGGACGGCACAGGGGATTGGGGCGTCCGCAGACCCGTTTTTGATGGCCGTGGCGGTCGGCGCATCGTGCGCCTTCCTGACGCCGATCGGACACCAGTCCAATACGCTCGTGATGGGACCGGGCGGCTACCGGTTCGGGGACTACTGGAGGATGGGCCTGCCCCTGGAGGGGATCATCGTCGCCGTCGGCATCCCCCTCGTCCTTTGGGTGTGGCCGCTGTGA
- a CDS encoding threonine/serine dehydratase — MVYTLNRNAMHTPTLQDVLDAERRIAPYVLRTPLAQMWSAGIRAKLESLQVTGSFKPRGAFHHLLRRLQVCRNGVITASSGNHGQAVAYAARELGLKATVVVPEDVVAVKAEAIERLGAELIRHGLTTADRMAFALQLAHERGLHYAPPYDDADVITGQGTIGLEVLNEFPEVQVVYVPCGGGGLISGVSLAIKTLRPDVRVVGVEPEGAACFCASWKAGRRVRLDRVHSIADGLRAVEPGELTWACASRYVDEFVTVSEEDIRAAMRRLLTEVKVLAEPSGAVAPAAAFAAPDPRRAVAIVSGGNIDPTLLRDIAGP, encoded by the coding sequence ATGGTATACACTCTCAACCGGAACGCCATGCACACGCCCACCCTGCAGGACGTCCTCGATGCCGAACGGCGCATCGCCCCCTACGTACTGCGCACCCCGCTCGCGCAGATGTGGAGCGCGGGGATCCGCGCCAAGCTGGAGTCGCTGCAGGTCACCGGGTCGTTCAAGCCCCGGGGAGCCTTCCACCACCTGCTGCGCCGCCTCCAGGTCTGCCGCAACGGCGTGATCACGGCCTCGTCGGGCAACCACGGGCAGGCGGTCGCCTACGCTGCCCGCGAACTCGGGCTGAAGGCGACCGTCGTCGTGCCGGAGGACGTCGTGGCCGTCAAGGCCGAGGCGATCGAGCGCCTGGGCGCGGAGTTGATCCGACATGGTCTGACCACAGCGGACAGGATGGCCTTCGCGCTGCAGTTGGCCCACGAGCGTGGGCTGCACTACGCGCCGCCCTACGACGACGCCGACGTGATCACCGGTCAGGGCACGATCGGCCTGGAGGTCCTCAACGAGTTCCCCGAAGTCCAAGTCGTCTACGTCCCATGCGGCGGGGGCGGCCTGATCTCCGGCGTCTCACTGGCGATCAAGACGCTGCGTCCGGACGTACGGGTCGTCGGCGTCGAACCCGAGGGCGCCGCGTGCTTCTGTGCCTCCTGGAAGGCCGGACGTCGCGTCCGCCTGGACCGCGTGCACAGCATCGCCGACGGGCTGCGAGCGGTCGAGCCCGGGGAGTTGACCTGGGCCTGTGCGTCGAGGTACGTGGACGAGTTCGTCACCGTGAGCGAGGAGGACATCCGCGCGGCGATGCGCCGCCTGCTCACAGAAGTCAAGGTCCTGGCAGAACCCTCCGGCGCCGTCGCACCCGCCGCGGCCTTCGCCGCCCCAGACCCCCGCCGCGCGGTCGCCATCGTCAGCGGCGGCAACATCGACCCGACCCTCTTGCGTGACATCGCAGGACCCTGA
- a CDS encoding alpha/beta fold hydrolase, giving the protein MGIAQRWIDVDGLQVRYLEGGRGDPLVLLHGAGADSAALSWKHTFGPLSQVAHIYAPDLPGHGGSRMLPGPPTTEAFVEWLTRTLDAWGLRRVRLVGLSLGGAIALGHTLTHPQRTERLVLVSSYGLQQRAPLHAPVWLLARLPGFERVLAWARLRRITPIVRLGLRFVVGEKRAITPDLLSDVSEAARSQNAARVFYAWLRTELQVGRLRTFYGERLHRVGVPTLIVHGERDRLVPVEWARRAAARMPNARLCILAGCGHWPPRERPGQFNRLLTDFLDGAGVPSLARR; this is encoded by the coding sequence ATGGGCATTGCTCAGCGGTGGATCGACGTCGACGGGCTGCAGGTCCGGTACCTCGAGGGGGGCAGGGGAGATCCGCTGGTCCTGCTGCACGGCGCCGGTGCGGACAGCGCCGCGCTGAGCTGGAAACACACCTTCGGCCCGCTCAGCCAGGTGGCGCACATCTACGCGCCGGACCTGCCCGGCCACGGAGGCAGCAGGATGCTGCCCGGTCCGCCCACGACCGAGGCCTTCGTCGAATGGCTGACCCGCACGCTGGACGCGTGGGGCCTACGGCGCGTCCGCCTCGTCGGCCTGTCTTTGGGCGGGGCGATCGCACTCGGACACACGCTCACCCACCCGCAGCGCACCGAGCGGCTGGTCCTGGTGAGCAGTTACGGACTGCAGCAGCGCGCACCGCTGCACGCACCCGTCTGGCTGCTGGCCCGCCTGCCCGGGTTCGAGCGGGTCCTTGCCTGGGCGAGGCTGCGCCGCATCACCCCCATCGTGCGCCTGGGGTTGCGGTTCGTCGTCGGAGAGAAGCGGGCGATTACGCCCGATCTGCTCTCCGACGTCTCGGAGGCGGCGCGGTCCCAGAACGCGGCGCGGGTCTTCTACGCGTGGCTGCGCACCGAACTGCAGGTGGGGAGGCTGCGAACCTTCTACGGGGAGCGGCTGCACCGGGTCGGCGTCCCCACGCTGATCGTGCACGGTGAGCGTGACCGCCTCGTCCCGGTCGAGTGGGCCCGACGGGCCGCCGCGCGCATGCCGAACGCGCGCCTGTGCATCCTCGCGGGCTGCGGCCACTGGCCCCCTCGCGAGCGCCCGGGGCAGTTCAACCGGTTGCTGACAGATTTCCTCGACGGAGCAGGAGTGCCTTCCCTTGCCCGCCGCTAG
- a CDS encoding DUF4129 domain-containing protein, with the protein MSYHRLRAWLPAGTLLMEACWVWPWALALGYASGSARPLLDLPWILVLLGASTYGTRWILGRADLRAARGAILACGAVLGFLSLHGTHFSHRPLTDWGWVAELLDTVTLGRQGPAVPLGGGLGMYLWWRGIVLGTEPHDFAFVGRRFVWGLVMLVLFAFVVVFAGRSDVVVWSLDRGGWALLAFWIVALLVLASARLVAVWEESRTAHAQALQLNRNWYAVLTGVIAAILVLSVAAGVLAAQDVGWLLRPVGAAAEWLLLRVLEVVFAILVPIVKLVHRVLSALPWRPRTLPQREAFSPADEIAAWLRSLQAQDATAVVALRWTAFLVVFGLLLAVMALYVLRRRTAAHGEQTEERESVFSGELLLAELRSLFRRAPHPRDPEAPSGAVGAVRRAYRAFLLHMATVGYPRDPASTPTEYLASVHTFLAGGQSAARSLTDLYQRARYGEIADQADARRALEWLAMLIEQPDAER; encoded by the coding sequence ATGAGCTACCACCGGCTTAGGGCTTGGTTGCCCGCCGGCACGCTGCTGATGGAGGCGTGCTGGGTGTGGCCGTGGGCGCTGGCGCTGGGCTACGCCAGCGGGAGCGCTCGGCCGCTGCTGGATCTGCCCTGGATCCTGGTTTTGCTGGGGGCTTCCACGTACGGAACGCGTTGGATCCTCGGGCGCGCCGACCTGCGCGCAGCGAGGGGGGCGATCCTCGCGTGCGGCGCCGTGCTCGGATTTCTGTCCCTGCACGGCACGCACTTCTCCCACCGCCCGCTCACGGACTGGGGGTGGGTGGCCGAACTCCTCGACACCGTGACGCTCGGCAGGCAAGGCCCCGCGGTGCCGCTCGGCGGTGGGCTGGGCATGTACCTGTGGTGGCGCGGCATCGTGCTGGGTACAGAGCCCCACGACTTCGCCTTCGTCGGCCGGCGATTCGTGTGGGGGTTGGTGATGCTGGTGCTGTTCGCCTTCGTCGTAGTCTTCGCCGGTCGCAGCGATGTGGTTGTCTGGTCGCTGGACCGCGGCGGCTGGGCGTTGTTGGCGTTCTGGATTGTCGCGTTGTTGGTCCTCGCCTCGGCCCGGCTCGTAGCGGTGTGGGAGGAAAGCCGCACCGCACATGCCCAGGCGCTGCAGCTGAACCGCAACTGGTACGCGGTGCTCACGGGCGTGATCGCGGCGATCCTGGTGTTGTCCGTCGCCGCCGGAGTTCTGGCAGCCCAGGACGTGGGGTGGCTACTGCGCCCCGTCGGCGCGGCAGCCGAGTGGCTCCTGCTGCGCGTGCTGGAGGTCGTGTTCGCGATTTTGGTGCCGATCGTCAAACTGGTGCACCGCGTGCTGTCCGCCCTGCCGTGGCGCCCAAGGACACTGCCACAGCGAGAAGCGTTTTCGCCCGCGGACGAGATCGCCGCGTGGCTGAGGTCTCTGCAGGCGCAGGACGCAACGGCAGTGGTGGCGTTGCGCTGGACCGCATTTCTCGTCGTGTTCGGACTGCTGCTGGCGGTCATGGCGCTGTACGTCTTGCGTCGGCGCACGGCGGCGCACGGTGAGCAGACCGAAGAGCGCGAATCGGTCTTCTCCGGCGAGTTGCTGTTGGCCGAGCTGCGCTCGCTGTTCCGCCGCGCGCCCCACCCGCGCGACCCGGAAGCCCCGTCCGGTGCGGTCGGCGCGGTCCGGCGCGCGTATCGGGCCTTCCTGTTGCACATGGCGACGGTGGGTTACCCGCGGGATCCGGCCAGCACACCGACGGAGTATCTCGCCTCGGTGCACACCTTCCTCGCGGGGGGTCAATCGGCGGCTCGATCCCTGACCGACCTCTACCAGCGCGCCCGATACGGGGAGATTGCAGATCAAGCCGACGCGCGCCGAGCCCTGGAGTGGCTGGCGATGCTCATCGAACAGCCGGACGCCGAACGCTAA
- a CDS encoding CAP domain-containing protein produces the protein MKATLLLATSLLAAGLGAPVLAHPGHEASRVIVLVNEARSRPRPCGHGHFGPASAVTAEPRLARAAEGHAADMAKNGFFSHIGSDRSDPRERVTRTGYIWTLVGENIAAGYPGAAETVAAWLGSPGHCRIIMDARFSEAGAARVTGGRYETYWALVMARPLGAARR, from the coding sequence ATGAAGGCCACCTTGCTGCTCGCAACGTCCCTGCTCGCGGCGGGCCTGGGCGCCCCGGTGCTCGCACACCCCGGGCATGAGGCGTCCCGGGTGATCGTGCTTGTCAACGAGGCCCGATCGCGGCCGCGCCCGTGCGGCCACGGGCACTTCGGACCGGCGAGTGCGGTGACGGCCGAACCCCGGCTGGCCCGCGCCGCGGAGGGGCACGCCGCGGACATGGCCAAAAACGGCTTTTTCTCCCACATCGGATCGGATCGCAGTGACCCGCGCGAGAGGGTCACGCGCACCGGCTACATCTGGACCCTGGTGGGGGAGAACATCGCCGCCGGGTATCCGGGTGCCGCCGAGACGGTGGCGGCCTGGCTGGGCAGTCCGGGCCACTGCCGCATCATCATGGACGCGCGGTTCAGCGAGGCCGGAGCGGCGCGTGTGACGGGAGGCAGGTACGAGACGTACTGGGCGTTGGTGATGGCACGGCCACTCGGCGCCGCGCGCCGGTGA
- a CDS encoding DUF58 domain-containing protein, whose product MIGEGWIALGAAVLLAGILARHPVPVTLGAVVLLAALSSRLWDRYGFHRLEYRRRFSPRRAFVGEPITFAMEVTNRKALPLAWLEVHDEIPQALRPVRSRTLPSPRQRRKILVDMFSLRWYERVRRKHVLRCTARGDFQLGPARLRTGDVFGFHTQAREVPSTDRLIVYPRVVPLRDLGLPAEHPFGDARRRRPLFEDPLRVIGVRDYQPGDPMRRVHWKATAHNGRLQAKLYEFATTRPLALFCDVDTLGEYAHYRGYIPDLLETTIVVAASVAAWAYGQGHPVGMYANGFTPQARSWVALPPDAGPAQLARILEALAKLLPTPMLPADALLAEEARRLPYGATAVLITSTPDQAKDVALGDLARRGFGIAAVLVGRRAARYAPRHVDVVHRVADDRWDRIDELPPA is encoded by the coding sequence ATGATCGGCGAGGGCTGGATCGCGCTTGGCGCGGCGGTGCTGCTGGCCGGGATCCTGGCGCGCCACCCCGTCCCCGTCACACTCGGCGCGGTGGTCCTGCTGGCGGCGCTGAGCAGCCGGCTGTGGGACCGCTACGGTTTCCATCGCCTCGAGTACCGCCGGCGCTTCAGCCCCCGCCGCGCGTTCGTCGGCGAGCCGATCACTTTCGCGATGGAGGTCACCAACCGCAAGGCCCTGCCCCTCGCGTGGCTGGAGGTCCACGACGAGATCCCCCAGGCCCTCCGACCGGTGCGCAGCCGCACGCTCCCTTCTCCCCGTCAGCGCCGTAAGATCCTCGTGGACATGTTCTCGTTGCGGTGGTACGAGCGGGTGCGCCGCAAGCACGTCCTGCGCTGCACCGCGCGCGGCGACTTCCAGTTGGGGCCGGCGCGGTTGCGCACCGGCGACGTCTTCGGCTTCCACACGCAGGCCCGGGAAGTTCCCTCCACCGACCGGCTCATCGTCTATCCGCGCGTGGTGCCTCTGCGCGACCTCGGCCTGCCCGCCGAACACCCCTTCGGCGACGCACGACGCCGTAGACCGTTGTTCGAAGACCCCCTGCGCGTGATCGGTGTCCGCGACTACCAGCCCGGGGATCCTATGCGCAGGGTTCACTGGAAGGCGACCGCACACAACGGGCGGCTGCAGGCCAAGCTCTACGAGTTCGCCACCACGCGGCCGCTGGCGTTGTTCTGCGACGTGGACACGCTCGGTGAGTACGCGCACTACCGCGGATACATACCCGACCTGCTGGAGACGACGATCGTCGTTGCGGCGTCCGTCGCAGCCTGGGCATACGGCCAGGGCCATCCCGTCGGAATGTACGCCAACGGCTTCACGCCCCAAGCGCGGTCGTGGGTGGCCCTGCCCCCCGACGCCGGACCCGCTCAACTGGCACGCATCCTGGAGGCGCTCGCGAAGCTGCTGCCGACCCCCATGCTGCCGGCGGACGCGTTGCTCGCCGAAGAGGCCAGGCGGCTGCCGTACGGGGCGACGGCGGTGCTGATCACCTCCACGCCGGACCAGGCCAAGGACGTGGCTCTCGGCGATCTCGCGCGGCGCGGTTTCGGGATCGCGGCGGTTCTGGTGGGGCGGCGGGCGGCGCGGTACGCGCCGCGCCACGTGGACGTCGTGCATCGCGTCGCGGACGACCGGTGGGACCGCATCGATGAGCTACCACCGGCTTAG